The Nematostella vectensis chromosome 11, jaNemVect1.1, whole genome shotgun sequence nucleotide sequence TACAGGTCCATTGTGGCTTGTTGTCAAACTTGCTGACAATGTTCTACTACAGGTCCATTGTGGCTTGTTGTCAAACTTGCTGACAATGTTCTACTACAGGTCCATTGTGGCTTGTTGTCAAACTTGCTGAAAACGGCTGCTTCCTCGACTACATTAAAGAACATCGCTCAGTCGTTGAATACGAGAATACAGAGAACAAGATCCATTCCTACGAAAACGTCACCGAGAAAACACAAGGGGCCCCCATGACAGAGAAGGAGAAGTTCAAATTCGCGTACGAGATCGCTAAAGGAATGAGACATTTGGAGAAAAAGAAGGTAGGTAAACGAGCTGAAAAATGGTAAATTTATGATATACAATAATTTAtgttagtataaatccactcacatactatcacgaatctcgcaatttgattggcccCGTACTGACTTTCTATTGagccatagatagtgagtagcgaAATAGTGTTGCTTTTCGCGACAAAAGCGGTTATTTACTACTGATAATTGTTAAAATCGTCAATTTTttgaaggtagtatgtgattggatttatactaaagcAATTAAACTACTTGTTCTAGTTTTCTATAAGTCAAATAGTCAACTCGGTGCTACGCGcctattgactcatagaaaactcgacCTCGTAgtttaattgttaaatatacgGTAATCAGTTTATGTGCGTGACCGACGTGCAATATTTACGTAGATGATTCACGTGCGTCATTTACGTGTGTTATTCACGTGCATCATTGACGTGTGTGACTCACGTGCATTATTGACGTGTGTGATTCACGTGCATCATTAACGTGTGTGATTCACGTGCATCATTGACGTGTGTTATTCACGTGCATCATTGACAGGTGTGATTCACGTGCATCATTGACGTGTGTGATTCACGTGCATCATTGACGTGCGTGATTCACGTGCATCATTGACGTCTGCTTATTGACGTGTGAAATTGAAGTGCTCTTTTTGTGTGTAAAATGACGTGTGTTTGCCGTGCGTGATTGAAGTGTGCTTGATTGACGTGTGTTTGATTGACGTGTGTTTTATTGGCATGTGTAATTGACGTGTGTTTGATTGACGTGTGTCATCCCCTTCTCAGTGTGTTCATCGCGACTTGGCAGCTCGGAACATTCTTTTGAATGTTGATAACGTTGCTATGGTATCGGACTTTGGACTGTCACGTGATGTGTACGAAAGCGGAGCGTACGATAACACAACAGGGGTAAGTGTAGAGAAATCAGCTTTCTAGTTTGTCTTTTGTTATCGCGGATAAACAATTAGACAGGACTTACCTTGTAAATCAGCTTTGTAGTTTGTCTTTGTTTCGCGGATAAACAATTAGCCAGGGCTTGGAATATTGGTGGATAATGGCTGTTAAACATTCTCTGTGCTGTGAAATGGGAGCATGCAATCTCTGATAAACATATGGTATATGAACATATCGTCAATTCTGGGTCATTTCTGGGCAAAAGATCGAGACATGCCATCTCTTGCAGGGCGTTCTTCCTGTTCGCTGGATGGCTATCGAGTCACTGGAAGATTATACCTACACCACGAAATCAGACGTGTGAGTCTAGTAATGTCACTAGTGTTGGTCAGTACCGTAGTAATGTacatataaaaaaggttcCCCGGTCTTCCCGGATGTCTACatgattgttttgattttgtgtTATATATGATTGTTCCTGTAGGTGGTCTCACTGTTCCTGGATTCCTGCatgatttttttggtcatATTCCTAATTGTTTCTGTAGGTGGTCTTACGGTGTGTTGCTATGGGAGATGGAGAGCGGGGGACTAATGCCTTATGCGGGGATGTCGGGCGTCGAGATCTTGGAGAGGCTAAAGCAAGGATACAGATTGGAGAAACCGTCATGTTGCTCACAGGAACTGTAAGTTGGATTTCCAATATTTTTACAAATCGCTAATTCCACATACCTACACGAGGTTTATTTTCCGACACTGATATGATTGTGAAGCAACGTTTCTTGGGTGTTGACCAATTGGCGAAAACTGACAAGACAGTGTTGCAAGAAAGACGTGGGATTTTCTTGACTTTTTCTTCCAGGTACGCCCTCATGTACGAGTGTTGGAATCCAGAACCCAAAAACAGACCCGCCTTCTCAATCATCGTAAGTCGGCTGGAGGAGACCCTGCGAGCGAAAGCGGTGAGATAATCTGTTAGGGGCGGGGCCACCATTGTCAATCACTGTGCCGACGTAGCGGTGAGTTAATCTGTTAGGTGCGGGGCCACCATTGTCAATCACTGTGCCGACGTAGCGGTGAGTTAATCTGTTAGGGGCGGGGCCACCATTGTCAATCACTGTGCCGACGCAGCAGTGAGTTAATCTGTTAGGGGCGGGGCCACCATTGTCAATCACTGTGCCGACGTAGCAGTGAGTTAATCTGTTAGGGGCGGGGCCACCATTGTCAATAACTGTGCCGACGTAGCAGTGAGGTAATTGTTAGGGGCGGGGCCACCAATGTCAATCACTGTGCCGATGTAGCAGTGAGTTAATCTGTTAGGGGCGGGGCCACCAGTGTCAATCACTGTGCCGACGTAGCGGTGAGTTAATCTGCTAGGGGCGGGGCCAGCATTGTCAATCACTGTGCCGACGTAGCAGTGAAATAATCTGTTAGGGGCGGGACCACCATTGTCAATCACTGTGCCGACGTAGCGGTGAGTTAATCTGTAAGGGGCGGGGCCAGCATTGTCAATCACTGTGCCGACGTAGCGGTGAGTTAATCTGTTAGGGGCGGGGCCAGCATTGTCAATCACTGTGCCGACGTAGCATTCGTTAATACCCCCTTCCCACGTGACCCTGTTGTACCCAATACTTTGGCTTTCCGTTACCAGGGATGCGAAGATATTCTCCCAGAAGACGACAAGGCGGAGACATCGTACGATGAAGTCCATATCGACGATCGTTTCCTCACAGAACCAGAGACGGGAAATACCACCATGCTGTAGTGCCATCATGGGAACCAGTAATCACAGAACAAGACGCATTATGTATGGAAGCTAGGATGTCATatctctttatttatttttttggccGAGTAGTCATTTGAAGTGGTTGTCATAtctctttatatttttttgacCGAGTAGTCATTTGAAGTGGTTTCATATCTCTTTATATTTCGTTGGCCGAGTAGTCATTTGAAGTGGTTGTCATATCCCTTTATATTTCTTTGGCCGAGTAGTCATTTGAAGTGGTTGTCATATCTCTTTATATTTCGTTGGCCGAGTAGTCATTTGAAGTGGTTGTCATATCTCTTTATATTTCGTTGGCCGAGTAGTCATTTGAAGTGGTTGTCATATCTCTTCATATTTCTTTGGCCGAGTAGTCATTTGAAGTGGTTGTCATATCCCTTTATATTTCTTTGGCCGAGTAGTCATTTGAAGTGGATGTCAtatctctttatttttttttggccgAGTAGTCATTTGAAGTGGTTGTCATAtctctttatatttttttgacCGAGTAGTCATTTGAAGTGGTTGTCATATCTCTTTTTATTTCGTTGGCCGAGTAGTCATTTGAAGTGGTTGTCATATCCCTTTATATTTCTTTGGCCGAGTAGTCATTTGAAGTGGTTGTCATATCTCTTTATATTTCGTTGGCCGAGTAGTCATTTGAAGTGGTTGTCATATCTCTTTATATTTCGTTGGCCGAGTAGTCATTTGAAGTGGTTGTCATATCTCTTTATATTTCGTTGGCCGAGTAGTCATTTGAAGTGGTTGTCATATCCCTTTATATTTCTTTGGCCGAGTAGTCATTTGAAGTGGTTGTCATATCCCTTTATATTTCTTTGGCCGAGTAGTCATTTGAAGTGGTTGTCATATCTCTTCATATTTCTTTGGCCGAGTAGTCATTTGAAGTGGTTGTCATATCCCTTTATATTTCTTTGGCCGAGTAGTCATTTGAAGTGGTTGTCATATCTCTTTATATTTCGTTGGCCGAGTAGTCATTTGAAGTGGTTGTCATATCCCTTTATAATTCTTTGGCCGAGTAGTCATTTGAAGTGGTTGTCATATCTCTTCATATTTCTTTGGCCGAGTAGTCATTTGAAGTGGTTGTCATATCCCTTTATATTTATTTGGCCGAGTAGTCATTTGAAGTGGTTGTCATATCCCTTTATATTTCTTTGGCCGAGTAGTCATTTGAAGTGGTTGTCATATCTCTTCAAATTTTTTTGGCCGAGTAGTCATTTGAAGTGGTTGTCGGGGGGGGACCAGGGGGTTTCAGAGAAACTAGTGGGAGGcgcggatcgcccctccgcgcctcccagccccgtctcccgTCTTAGGcctgggaggcgcgaatccccctccgagccccccagccccgtctctatatataaggcagataatgtttcacgtacatagaTAATTAGggcaattgctaatgtaggccaaatcgatttcacgtacatagaTAATTAGGGCAATTGTCCATGTAGGCCGGGgccgtttcacgtacataaataaTTAGGGCAATTGTTCGTGTAGGCCGGgccgtttcacgtacataaataaTTAGGGCGATTGTCCTTGTAGGCCGGGCCAATCTACGCaaaacctacggagcgcggaatgaCCGTTtttcaaagccgctggcgtaacgtttaaacctgagttttactcaCGTGGTGCCCCCAATCCCCAGTTTGATCGTGCTTGTTTTCATGACTTCGAACTCCTCTCTGGATTTCTCTGCTAAAGCAGCGATGATAGGGCGATGAATACCGTCGTGTGTTCTTTTTGTCGAACGCTCGATCGCCGGCCAGAGGTCCACGATTTTGTGGCTGCCACAGAAGCCTCCTGTTTCCGAAATACGGCTTCATAGAGGTGGGCAAACCCTTTAAAACTCCATCTACGAAGGCGTCCTTTTGTTTCCCCTCGGCTGTTACTGAAAGTTTCCAGCCAAGCACTTTAGGTCTAATTCCGTGTTTGAGccgagccgccatcttggataattgAGCTTGGTACTTCATGACATACGTTTTTAAGGACTTTGTGACTCGCACCCTAATAAATAAAGCTGTTATGAAGTATCACGGCTATATTTTTCCAATGATGCAGTTCGAACCCCCAaggacttgcaattagacatccgtctgtcctgtggtataccgagcgttcgaaggatgaagtgcggaaaagattattgcgggtggctaaagatcggccacgcaaacacgtgcggccggaggtgcatggacacctactgcaaggtgcacctccaaaggctccgtaagggcagcctccccgtgccgtgcagggtctgcggcatagggactcagtcggagacgcggttgtgccgcccctgtggagcgaatcgtgaagggcagaggatgcgtggcatcgagaggcgcgctcgggggtggttcgcactcgtcctgtctgacatcgcagcccgcagTACggtcaattagagactgggtggcacagggCATACCCAAACGCTCAGTACTGGacgggctggtccagaacatcctggacgaggacatccccgacgatgtcaaacacaggctgcttaagccgctcgtaccggagaaagtgtggacagaggaagtcgaccctttgctgccgggacggcggcaTGAGGGCCCTgagggcttagaccccgaggagtactatactctcttcgtcggcggcgcccatcttcggttcccaagcgtggatgccactcttcggggccaagacataaaCGCCAGTGTTTACCAGAAGATTCTCgatagcatgcctgacaaagaggcgcccgccgtactggcggggctggtccagaacatcctggacgaggacatccccgacgatgtcaaacacaagctgcttaagccgctcgtaccggagaAAGTGTGGACGGAGGAAGTCGACCctttgctgccgggacggcagcaagagggcccagagggcttagaccccggggagtactattctctcttcgtcggcggcgcacatcttcggggccaagacataagcgccagtgtttaccaggagatacgagatcttggtggaacaggtgtcattgctctgaagccggttatgcgggggcctgatattaatgacgacggctcggtgtggtgggtctcgcacgagcgagaatctctgcgggcgaacgcagtgcttccgctggtgctcgagatggtagaccccgaccggcgttacagactctttacggtcgttggtaaggcccccgcagagccattggcgccaatcacagaggaggaagggcgctctgAGCACAAGATCGTGgggtcgttagtcaaaagagggggccaaatcgcagtcggtgccctggaaggcatcgatgcgggtatttgggagaagggacgagagtacctcgtctacgtgagctTCGCCCtctacctgagcaaaatggtgagcctgggccaatgtttgagcgagaggggagtgacgccttcgctaactgtgttgtgagctatgttgccgacttcttgaggaatcgcggcaccccgcgccctcctccaggctccacgacataaagggccggatttggtgtcagccagattcccaacagcttgaggtgtttcgagaggagtgggatggggtggcgttcgacgcggcgatcgagcaggcccacccaagcgatatgtgggtgtgctcgaccaacaagatgggggccctcgttcagcagcgattggtagagcaccacaggaaaaactacccccgactgccagcaaccatccgctttgaccccgatcctagcgtcgcgcatcgttatcgcaagcaagggcggccggtgcccgtgccaggcaaaaggggtgagaaggtcgacgcgtacaaaggcacggtagtcgaggttcctgttgacgcggtccttaacgggctttccctcgagtggaaatgcagggcaagactatccagactccgagacgtttgtttatcatagaccacagcttagagggctggatgacgaatgctgtatacaccggcatctcccgcgtgcggcgcgccgaccagatagtccgcgtgatcccccccgataacacccctggtgccttggttcccacaggactgcaggctacgcccagtgaagagctcattatagcgcgaatcaagcgatacgctatagacgacagacaaaagggtcgcacaaagtacacgggaccgcaccacgttctgacggtagaccacgtactcggcatgattgctgacgcggaaaagaagtgcacgctctgtggcactcagcttctgcttcaggggaacaccaagagtcatccccaatgcttcagtatcgaccggcgggacgacagtcagggtcactacaagtggaatgtcagactcacgtgcctcagctgcaatagaaggcacaagcgctgatcacgctagcgTGACGCTAGCGTGGCGCTAGGGTGACGCTAGCGCGACCAGCAGATTTTTTTGATCGCGCTAGCGTCgcgctacgcaactgcgaacgcgtgaagccgtgcttagagtacgccgtgtaatacaacaccggctgtccgggctccatgaccctctttagtattgggtacgcCTTggttgtccaccacgggtccgtcgctcgccgtcggcccttgtcctgaaggtcttcctcgttcacggcgatgtacacctccgttccgacctctaaggaGACCTCTATGGgaggcttttcggctttgagaggcacgcgcctcagctttatggcggccttaggcgcaaagccagtcattcgagtcttcgttgcgttcatgtccgagatgacgattggcaaagaAGTAACCtactcgcggtttgtcttgccggatgcaagctccttcgagtactgcgcacgaaataggcgctgtgccagccagcgatggaaagagtcggcgaaagcttggctcctgtggtgccctggctcagcccgtcggacctccaccccgtggtctgttaggagctttgtggtagcacccttgaactccgtgccgtcatcaaccatgaggactttaggccatgtaagaggtccctctgcatagatgccagcgagttcgcgggagacgacggccgcgctcttagtcctcagtgggcgggcggctttatatcgtgaagcaacgtcaacgatagtcagggcatacttgtacccgcggtcggttggcaagaatagcaggtccgactggtggatacggtttggtatctgctacgagaagtgggcgtagttagtcggaggagggggcgtctgtgtgtagcccccgacgggctgcgagcttacccacttgcgcactcgatctatggaggctgagcccttgggaagtttggcatgcagagcggtcactccctggaagccgcctctggcgtagtatataggacgaaggaacgcgtcgagttcttcgtcggacatgcgcttgccgttccggcgggtATCGCGATACATCGCAatgcgttgcgacgcatgtatcagtctccaacaggcggatGCCGTCTGCTGCGCGAAGCGCACGGTCCgcaatcatcttatacgtatacgtatacgcgcagcatggaaaaaggccgcctagacgcCGGAACGCGTTTCgacggcagctgcatcacagcaagcggctagctgtgtagccgatggcgagagcgccggcgccaatgtacgccaactcggcgttcttctgcgttttgcaggggatgtagtagtcggacagctcgggggcccgcatcgactccagggattgtttcggccgggtctggttgtagagtttgagtgcgtagtcggtgtcggtgaagttctgctttgcgagggacccTCTCTCGAGACTTTaagcttgccaatcgaggattttttgtcgccgctgttggtagcgtccatagtcttgttggtatttctctagggccttgtcgtgcctccccttctcagctaaggcagggctctcatcgttcgacaggaactttgcgaggtagttgccaccaacgaatgcagtcgcgtttaggacggaGCCGCCAACCAAAATAGCGATAGAGGCCATGTTTGTGCGAAGCACACTTCACGTGCTGTGTGTATGTATACGTGTACGTATACGTGTACGTATACGCATGTGCAAGGCAcgcacgagtctaatacgCGGCCTACGCACGCCACAGTACATtgctacatgggcaggatcttctggtcctcaaggtaacccttcaaagcgacagcacctgcaacggcggcagtcatttttgcgtagttcatggcgttcgcggaggggtctttggtgaagtcctcgcgtaagaccttgcgcccaacccagccgataccggcgacgaggccggttatgactgcggcgtcggtgatggtctttgtaatcttgctctgctgcgtcgtcAACAttatatgtatgtatacatgTACACGCGTATGACGTGCGGATATGGATGGAGCCCTCGTaactaaatgtctgcttattCCATGGATAACAGCCGAGATCCGAGAGtgcgaagcgctgtcgccggaacgcgatccttggtctgctgtgcggccgccagcggcggccttgcgggcggagtcacgtcgtCGGTACCTTCGGTAGCATGCGGATCGGTAGCATGCGGGtcggtagctcgctggttcacagctggtgtacgagtgaacgTGGCAGCcagctcccgcctacgtgtgtagaggccgatcaatgacactagaagaccagcgaccccgataaccgagctagccgaccaagcagagtCGCTTTCCGGGGCTGGTGTGTGTGTGATGCCGAAGGCATCGTCGGCGCGCGCGCGCAAGCCCTGCGGCTCGCTCGGCCCCGGGGCCACCTGCGACTGCACGACACGAAGCGtctctttcttcgctctgttaatccggttccactttgccaagcgccttccggctTCAACTCgcccagggtgtttaggtcgggtcgcgggtggttcggggctcgtgattctctccgccaacgccgaaggcgtacgtgcaggttcttGATGATGCTCATCagcagcttgtttgtcaggttccgctgacgttccggcaggctgggcactagtacttcctcGAGGTTCCTTCATTTGTgttgacacgcggtgtcaactatTTGGTACCAAGCGGTAgaagaagtggcaagctttcaaatgaacgtctactctgggatggcagactcgccactGTCCGtgtgccgttccggcgggcaAACCACTGGTAAGGccgcggctgctacctcgcgTTGACACCGCGCGTCAGCGCTTGCCCcggcggctaaagccatcaaactaccgcagcgtagagacaggcttccgcacaatgtgcggagctcgttgttgatgatgtagtcggacactaggtcgtTGTGAAGATCggccacactgtctatcggcagcgccatgcctactagcttggtcgtaagcctcagaaagctgtctgccagggcgtccgtagtccggctggctagagcggtctcgtatcgcttctcgtacttcctcacctcctcggcgctcatgcgtttgacgtcgtcgtgagtcagggccttgcctaccatttctctcgacttccccgaggctacgagaatcgcgagtttctccttTGCGTCTGCTAcctcagtttgctcacctccggttgccgttccggcaggatgcgtcgagcagtccaacgtctcgacggccgggaggccggcggcgcccccctcaagaagactctcaaagtattcgtcgctcatcatgccgTGGCTAAGGTGCAACACGTGTGCACACACACGTTATGCTCTAGGGCGGTggttaccgttcaactagggcgatggtataagggtgacgcaagcaaaactctaacttcgagaactttttcgtcttgagggcattcatgtactctttcatcttctcttctgagagctccgcgccgtagtcatgcaggatagctttcatgtccgccttgctcggggtatagaagaccaccagggccgcgatgttctcgcggaacggcttcgtgatgctggtgagctgctgcgtgatcacccacacgctaatacccacgtggcgcgcgctgaacgccaagttgacgagctggtcagagcgcctctttacatctttcgaggccgcacagtcgtcgagtatgattagcgtattagtgccttcgaagagagcggagacaaacctcagaagtatgtcgatctgacccgcctcaggtgtgatgacaaacagacgattgtcgccctcgccaaagccgtcgtatgttttgttgtagacaaaggtagggcacacgagtacgacgtagtcaaacttgccccggaaagggccgcgcagccggtccactacgaattgggtcttcccgcatgacgtcaggcccacgatgagagcgttaaatggcatgtttttcgggtccataccgcttCGCGCAGAAACACGCTCCGGCgtatgtgctcagtattgtatggactctagctgtccgttcataaggttcatctgggcgtcggccaccacaaacacgtgacagtttacggtacccgtgccgctcgccgtgcgttttatctcgaggtgcacaccgtagcgggtattgaccaatcggaaACCACCCCtatggatagcactgtcgtccgtcgttcgaaggtcgatccacagagcaaacttgttatcgccatagaacgactcggggccgattTCCGGGGCGGcgggcgctccgctgtgcccccccccccccccccccccccggggaggggcggacgaaccgccttttcgcctccctccagaaatccgtggggcgcagcccctggctgaagaccttgtttggcatgccgtcgattgtaacgcgaacgctcttgatgtcggggtacacgaacttctcagagtcgcgagcccctgccgtgtatggctccacaaagaggagcaacagaccactcatagaccttcgcggcaggttgacactctcgttgattatgctgtccgtccctttgctaacatggaaggtcttgtgaaggtttacttgctcgtagaagaacgttgtgccgttttggtaggcggcggctgcagaccgggcgaggttgtcgtccctcaggctttcgtactccagctctagattcttgatgccataggataatttggtagcatcgcttccgactacgACCTGATCAACCGCTGcgaacgtgatctcgaagagcagcgcctcggagagcgctcTTGGGTACagcacgccgtggtccgtcagcagagaatggtctagcgggatggtgtacctcgcccagtgggcggcgtttagagcgttctccttggcgttactggtcgctttatcgccagccttggagcgaagcttgcgcatgttttctgactgtatgccctgctccaggcggtcctctctctcgaccttggacaggtaaagctcctcatacgtcttgaagacgtcgtagcggttggtgtcctggagcgtttctcctgcaaacgagattttcaggcggctaacgagatttcggccgacgttgttcacgatgGCATTATTTTCATGGCCTGAGATGGAAAAAtcgagaccgaccctcaaggagccaggcacgagcgtgacgccttccgatagctttgggaccgccacatatagcgtctcgcctggggaggccgtcgacgggttgagagtgacccggtgaacagttctctcggctttcaaccccagaggagttctgggtgtagacgaacgcctcgatcgagcgatcgagtcttcctagccctgctttcgTCAGCCCatcacctttgggaggcgcaaaccagctatattgcacgcccccgtggtcgtcgttgcgtatgtaacccacctgcttcccactattgtacgtcccaccttcgtcgctaaacagattgaggtggctcgggtactcatccgccgccgtgtcgtagccacggatcacgtgcacgttgcgatacccctcccccgggtagaacacaaacacatcgcctagcccgtggttccgcccgcctttccatcggaagtccggcttacgcggcaaaccgaactctatacatagacgctcgaaagcggccttcttgtaggggttaccttgttgcgtgaacgggccgtcgccaggcaggggggcgccgagctcgtagagtaccctccgggtggtaaagtagacgtgaaaccttagaaatcccctgatgacagaggggagcgtggcgaaagcggggtctgttagggacaccccgcacccggcggttgcgcaccagaccgcaaagttgagttgctgtggccagtacccataggaaggctccgatagccaccggcgagaatccatggcggacttgtgcgtgactaccgtctctttgaatatgtctcggatcctagtcgtgaatgatttgtcctcagccacgtgtatctccagctgcgtgagcagtggggtgatgtctgaggccgtgctctccacgggtgtcgcgggcacggcgtagagcagcttttgcgcgagggtcagagacgtagggaaacctagggaaaccggtttttttacttgtccggctatagcgtgtttgatatgctcggctatagaggctcccgccgcaaccgccgccttcttcgtctcctcctccttccttcggggaacctcgttcagcatccgccagccttcccaatccatgctcagccctattaaacacgaaggcgggctatgtttaacacaatggtggtcctacatgctgtgttcaccggaggcgaactgacgctcttcttcgagcagccgataag carries:
- the LOC5511446 gene encoding fibroblast growth factor receptor 2 isoform X1, which translates into the protein MMFKRATSSLEYQLAGLVDEETREFHLKDLESATEYKIRVAAQNSHGEKMSKTITATTEAKPNIALILGIGIPVVILISIAVSFSVLLWRWREKKRRLEDAFALEKANREAIEDHYHSTNDVFALLGLEGVVKEWCEIPRDDLTIERQLGSGAFGVVKKASLKIRAKATDNDEKDERIGEGRKTEEPEEEKGKVLEIVPCAVKMLKENPTESELRDLCNEIAIMALVGDHPNIVSLLGACTVNGPLWLVVKLAENGCFLDYIKEHRSVVEYENTENKIHSYENVTEKTQGAPMTEKEKFKFAYEIAKGMRHLEKKKCVHRDLAARNILLNVDNVAMVSDFGLSRDVYESGAYDNTTGGVLPVRWMAIESLEDYTYTTKSDVWSYGVLLWEMESGGLMPYAGMSGVEILERLKQGYRLEKPSCCSQELYALMYECWNPEPKNRPAFSIIVSRLEETLRAKAGCEDILPEDDKAETSYDEVHIDDRFLTEPETGNTTML
- the LOC5511446 gene encoding fibroblast growth factor receptor 2 isoform X2 is translated as MFKRATSSLEYQLAGLVDEETREFHLKDLESATEYKIRVAAQNSHGEKMSKTITATTEAKPNIALILGIGIPVVILISIAVSFSVLLWRWREKKRRLEDAFALEKANREAIEDHYHSTNDVFALLGLEGVVKEWCEIPRDDLTIERQLGSGAFGVVKKASLKIRAKATDNDEKDERIGEGRKTEEPEEEKGKVLEIVPCAVKMLKENPTESELRDLCNEIAIMALVGDHPNIVSLLGACTVNGPLWLVVKLAENGCFLDYIKEHRSVVEYENTENKIHSYENVTEKTQGAPMTEKEKFKFAYEIAKGMRHLEKKKCVHRDLAARNILLNVDNVAMVSDFGLSRDVYESGAYDNTTGGVLPVRWMAIESLEDYTYTTKSDVWSYGVLLWEMESGGLMPYAGMSGVEILERLKQGYRLEKPSCCSQELYALMYECWNPEPKNRPAFSIIVSRLEETLRAKAGCEDILPEDDKAETSYDEVHIDDRFLTEPETGNTTML